One window of the Candidatus Chryseobacterium colombiense genome contains the following:
- the mnmE gene encoding tRNA uridine-5-carboxymethylaminomethyl(34) synthesis GTPase MnmE, with product MNNDTICALATANGVGALGIIRVSGNEALSVVQKSFPAKKLEKQKSHTIHYGYFVDGEEAIDEVMLSIFLAPKSFTTENSVEIAFHGSPHIGKRILETLIKNGARMAKAGEFTLRAFINGRIDLSQAEAIADVIASENEASRKVAINQLKGGITNEISFLRTDLLNFVSLIELELDFAEEDVEFADRSALVGLLNKIEMKLHSLIESFQYGNAIKNGTAVAIIGKPNAGKSTLLNALLKEERAIVSNIAGTTRDTIEEVLHIKGHAFRLIDTAGLRETVDEIEAIGVKKAKEKVENANILVYLADAATQDFSEDIEMIQSLLRDDLKLIICATKIDEVSPSAYEKVEDIFRSKITHDFDFIKISAVENQNIQDLKNELSSYVEQLKASENNVVITNQRHFEALQKSLDAVHKVKEAISFQISTELLAYELRNALEHLGEISGEVTNDEVLGNIFSKFCIGK from the coding sequence ATGAATAACGATACCATTTGTGCGTTGGCAACAGCCAATGGAGTAGGAGCTTTAGGCATTATAAGAGTTTCGGGTAACGAGGCTTTATCGGTCGTTCAAAAATCTTTTCCTGCAAAAAAACTGGAGAAGCAAAAATCTCATACCATTCATTACGGATATTTTGTAGATGGGGAAGAAGCGATAGATGAGGTCATGCTTTCAATTTTTCTGGCTCCGAAAAGTTTTACGACTGAAAATTCTGTGGAAATAGCTTTCCACGGTTCTCCACATATCGGTAAACGTATTCTTGAAACTTTGATCAAAAACGGCGCGAGAATGGCAAAAGCCGGAGAGTTTACCCTTCGTGCTTTTATCAATGGAAGAATTGATCTATCCCAGGCTGAGGCGATTGCCGATGTCATTGCTTCTGAAAATGAAGCTTCCAGGAAAGTAGCTATCAATCAGCTGAAAGGGGGAATTACCAATGAAATATCTTTTTTAAGAACGGATTTGCTGAATTTTGTTTCTTTAATTGAACTGGAGCTGGATTTTGCTGAAGAAGATGTGGAATTTGCCGATCGGTCAGCATTGGTAGGGCTTTTGAATAAAATTGAGATGAAATTACATTCACTGATTGAAAGCTTTCAATACGGGAATGCCATTAAAAACGGAACTGCAGTAGCTATCATTGGAAAACCCAATGCTGGAAAATCTACATTATTGAATGCTTTGCTAAAGGAGGAAAGAGCGATTGTCAGTAATATTGCCGGAACGACCAGAGATACTATTGAAGAAGTTCTTCATATTAAAGGACACGCTTTCCGTTTGATTGACACTGCCGGTTTGCGTGAAACAGTGGATGAAATTGAAGCGATTGGAGTAAAAAAGGCGAAGGAAAAGGTAGAAAACGCCAATATTCTTGTATACTTAGCAGATGCAGCGACTCAGGATTTCTCTGAAGATATTGAAATGATACAATCTCTGTTGAGGGATGATTTAAAGTTAATTATCTGCGCAACGAAAATTGATGAAGTTTCACCATCAGCTTATGAAAAAGTAGAAGATATTTTCAGAAGCAAAATCACTCACGATTTCGATTTTATTAAGATTTCAGCAGTAGAAAATCAGAATATTCAGGATCTGAAGAATGAACTGTCTTCGTATGTAGAGCAGTTAAAAGCTTCTGAAAACAATGTGGTGATTACCAATCAACGTCACTTTGAAGCTTTACAAAAGTCTTTAGATGCAGTACATAAAGTAAAAGAAGCGATCTCCTTCCAGATTTCCACGGAATTGTTGGCCTATGAACTGAGAAACGCATTGGAACATCTCGGTGAGATTTCTGGTGAAGTTACTAATGATGAGGTTTTGGGGAATATTTTTTCTAAGTTTTGTATCGGAAAGTGA
- a CDS encoding NAD(P)H-dependent oxidoreductase has protein sequence MKKIVIINGHPNKESFNFGIAEAYKNGALKSGAEVKEIIIADLKFNPNLKFGYQKRMELESDLLEAWGKIQWADHLVWFHPVWWGGLPAITKGFIDRLFLPGMAFKYKENSVWWEKLLKNKTAHIITTLDQPGWYYWLFYGRPSVNQLKKSTLEFCGIKPVKVTYVGIIKTSDEPKRMKWLEKIKLLGQKQK, from the coding sequence ATGAAAAAAATAGTCATTATTAATGGGCATCCTAATAAAGAGTCTTTCAATTTTGGGATTGCAGAAGCTTACAAGAATGGGGCATTGAAATCGGGGGCTGAAGTAAAGGAAATTATTATTGCAGATTTAAAGTTTAATCCCAATCTAAAATTTGGTTATCAGAAACGAATGGAACTTGAATCTGATTTGCTCGAAGCTTGGGGAAAAATACAATGGGCAGATCATTTGGTTTGGTTTCATCCCGTTTGGTGGGGCGGACTTCCGGCTATAACAAAAGGATTTATTGACCGGCTTTTTCTTCCCGGAATGGCTTTTAAGTACAAGGAAAATTCTGTTTGGTGGGAGAAACTTCTGAAAAATAAAACGGCACATATTATTACAACCTTAGATCAACCAGGATGGTATTACTGGTTGTTCTATGGTCGTCCAAGTGTCAATCAGCTGAAAAAATCTACCTTAGAATTTTGTGGTATAAAACCTGTAAAAGTTACATATGTAGGCATCATAAAAACATCCGATGAGCCAAAACGTATGAAATGGCTTGAGAAAATAAAATTACTGGGACAAAAACAAAAATAA
- a CDS encoding Crp/Fnr family transcriptional regulator has translation MVRQFFQKFNVFSDSEIEDFLQFFERKKLSKNDFFVHEGEKCKEIAFIESGVFRSYYVSDEGKDITYCFRFPNDLIASYSSFISEKPSMENMQAISDAELLIIKKDKIQKLTDENPNWIKFLKTIAEQEYLELEKRFFQLQRDTAAQRYQSLLENQPNYIQDISLQYLASYLGITQRHLSRIRKEISF, from the coding sequence ATGGTTCGTCAATTCTTCCAAAAATTCAATGTTTTCTCTGATAGTGAGATTGAAGATTTTCTGCAATTTTTTGAAAGGAAAAAGTTAAGTAAAAATGATTTTTTCGTACATGAAGGTGAAAAATGCAAAGAAATAGCTTTCATAGAATCCGGTGTTTTCCGTTCCTATTATGTTTCTGATGAAGGAAAAGATATTACGTATTGTTTTAGATTTCCAAATGATTTAATTGCTTCCTATTCTTCATTTATATCCGAAAAACCAAGCATGGAAAATATGCAGGCGATTTCGGACGCGGAGTTACTGATTATTAAAAAAGACAAAATTCAAAAGCTGACGGACGAAAATCCCAATTGGATAAAATTCCTGAAAACAATTGCAGAACAGGAATATCTTGAACTGGAAAAACGCTTTTTTCAACTTCAGAGAGACACTGCAGCACAGCGTTATCAGTCATTACTTGAAAATCAGCCTAATTATATTCAGGATATTTCTCTGCAGTATCTTGCTTCTTATTTAGGAATTACGCAAAGGCATTTAAGCCGAATCAGAAAAGAAATTTCTTTTTAG
- a CDS encoding helix-turn-helix domain-containing protein: protein MSSNILIKRICQYCGNEFTAKTNVTRYCSHSCNRKAYKAALKNKNRGQDSAKFQVDNEQNKFFFNQPVFLTVKEAAALLKCSSRMIYSLINTGRLNAINLSVRKTRIRRVDVDQIFSDPKTILVKEILKSVEAYGIKK, encoded by the coding sequence ATGAGTTCCAATATCCTAATAAAAAGAATTTGCCAGTATTGTGGGAATGAATTTACAGCCAAAACCAATGTAACGAGATATTGTAGTCATAGCTGTAATAGAAAAGCGTATAAAGCTGCACTTAAAAATAAGAATAGAGGGCAGGACAGTGCGAAATTTCAAGTTGATAATGAGCAAAATAAGTTCTTTTTTAATCAACCTGTTTTCCTTACGGTAAAAGAGGCTGCCGCATTATTAAAATGTAGTTCAAGAATGATTTATTCTTTGATAAATACAGGCCGGTTAAACGCTATTAATCTCTCCGTAAGAAAAACAAGAATTAGAAGAGTGGATGTTGACCAGATTTTTTCCGATCCTAAAACTATTCTTGTAAAGGAAATACTAAAAAGTGTTGAAGCTTACGGTATAAAAAAATAG
- a CDS encoding saccharopine dehydrogenase codes for MQSNILIIGGNGLVGRTIARILGSRNPEINIFIGGRKGGKSQNDLLIDVTKISTFKTIVEKNINLIVLSVNDKEDQVLRFAIENNIDYLDITKPTPDLRKAYQLAIQKPVNSRIIFSSGWMGGIVAGLVNFASKKMNTIDEVKLFVYYSVKDLAGESSAHFMAENVAKPFVNYKDNRPVSIKHFLDSEYFDFSFGIGKRQAYNFDVPDLYILNSIEKIPTVDVKMTYNSKFITWLLGAFQSIRFFNILSLKERKMIFGSSGNGDQSVFEIIIKNKSETKKISLQSLKGQAELTALSATLHVEELLKNQSENKVYFSHQLHQPESLLKSLEDYETINIKMDS; via the coding sequence ATGCAGTCAAATATTTTAATTATCGGAGGAAACGGATTGGTTGGAAGAACCATTGCCCGAATTTTAGGATCAAGAAACCCTGAAATAAACATTTTTATCGGAGGCCGAAAAGGTGGTAAATCACAAAATGATCTGTTGATTGATGTCACCAAAATTTCAACTTTCAAAACTATTGTAGAGAAAAATATTAATCTCATTGTTCTTTCTGTAAATGATAAAGAAGATCAGGTTCTTCGTTTTGCGATTGAAAATAATATAGATTATCTGGATATCACAAAACCAACTCCTGATTTGAGGAAAGCCTATCAGTTGGCAATCCAGAAACCGGTGAACAGCCGAATTATTTTCAGTTCAGGATGGATGGGCGGAATCGTTGCGGGTTTGGTGAATTTTGCATCCAAAAAAATGAATACAATAGATGAGGTCAAGCTTTTTGTATACTATTCAGTGAAAGATTTGGCGGGTGAAAGTTCGGCTCATTTTATGGCAGAGAATGTGGCAAAACCATTTGTAAATTATAAAGATAATCGGCCTGTTTCCATAAAACATTTCCTGGATTCCGAATACTTTGATTTTTCTTTTGGAATCGGCAAAAGACAAGCTTATAATTTCGATGTTCCCGATTTGTATATTTTAAATTCTATTGAAAAAATTCCAACTGTGGATGTGAAAATGACTTATAATTCAAAGTTCATTACATGGCTTTTGGGAGCTTTTCAGAGCATAAGATTTTTTAATATTTTATCCTTGAAAGAACGGAAGATGATTTTTGGGTCGAGCGGAAATGGAGATCAGTCTGTTTTTGAAATTATCATTAAGAATAAATCAGAAACTAAAAAAATCAGCCTTCAAAGTTTGAAAGGTCAGGCAGAACTGACTGCTTTATCAGCAACGTTGCATGTTGAAGAGTTATTGAAAAATCAATCTGAAAATAAAGTGTATTTCAGCCATCAGCTTCATCAACCTGAATCTTTATTAAAGTCATTAGAAGATTATGAAACGATTAATATCAAAATGGATTCATGA